From the genome of Marinobacter sp. F4206:
CAATCGAAACAGGCTCCCGATCGAAATTCGAACGTCTTAGTATGGAACAGACCCAGCCTGCCGGGGGCGAAGTTTGGCTTACGAAATGGAAATAAACCGGATTGACTTAGCTTGACACTGCAGACAGTCTTCACTTTGTCGTCGCAAAATTAACGGATCTGTCATGATAAGAGCTGCATCTTCTCCCGATTCCTCAAGACTTCGCATTGCAGTATTCGGGGCCGGCAGTGTTGGGTGTTATATAGGCGGCCGGTTGATTTCCGGAGGCGCCGAGGTGGTTATGATTGGCCGGTCTCGCATGCGTCAGACCCTGACCGATCACCCGCTGGTACTGACGGATTTCGAGGGGTTCGCGTTCGAGACCGTGCTCACTCCCGAGCAGTTCACAGAAGATGCCGCGCAAGCCGCCAACGCCGATCTTGTCCTGATCACAGTAAAATCGGCAGCTACCGCCGATGCAGCAAAATCTCTCGCCAAATACCTCAGACCCGGCACCCCGGTGGTCAGTCTGCAAAACGGTATTTCCAATGCGGAGGAAATTCGCAGGCACCTCCCCGATGCCCGGGTGTGCGCCGGCATGATTCCGTTCAACGTCGTCCAGAAAAGCCCGGGACACTTTCACCATGGCACCGAAGGCCATCTGATGGCGGCCCACGATGACAGCCTTGGTGCCTTTCTGCCCTTGTTCGAACAATGCGGCCTGCCACTTGAGCTGCGCGATGACATGACATCGGTCATGTGGTCCAAGTTGTTGCTTAACCTGAACAACCCGATCAACGCGCTCTCCAATGTACCATTGCTGGAAGAGTTGTCCGACCGTTCCTATCGACGCTGCCTGGCGGCGGCGCAGCGTGAAACCCTGGAGCTGATGCAGAAGGCAGGCATAGAAACGGTCCAGCTCACGGCCATTCCCATGCGCCTGGTGCCCGTTGTGATGAGTCTTCCGGACTGGCTGTTCAAGCATCTGGCCAGTCGCATGCTGGCCATAGACCCGATCGCCCGCTCCTCGATGTGGGAGGATCTGGAGGCCGGCCGAGCCACCGAGGTGGACTGGATCAACGGCGAAGTGGTGAGACTGGCCGAATCCATGCATAGCTCGGCACCGGTGAACAGGCGCCTGACCGAACTGGTGCATGAGTGTGAGAACACCCGTCGGCGGTGGCCGGGCGATGAGCTGCTGGCCGAACTTCGTGCTGCCAAGGCCGGGGCAGCAGCCTGACCCCGACCAAGGACTGAGTCGATCGAATCAGTCGATCAGATGCTCGGACAGTTTCTCGCGGATTGGGTCCGGAATCGGCAAGGCTTTCTCGCTGTCGTAATCGAAGTGGATAAGCACCGCCGTGCCGCGGGCAATCGGCTTGCCGTTCTGCCAGGCCTCCTGAACTACATGAAAGGACGAATTGCCGATCTTGCCGATGCCGGTGCGGATCAGCACCGGCATATGCCAGTAACTCTGGGCCAACAGGTCGATCTCGAGCCGGGCAATGATCAGCGGCCAGGCTTTCACATCGAGGCTGGGGTGAAATATCTTGAAAACCGGCGTTCGCGCCTGTTCGAACCAGATGGGCAGCGCAGTGTTGCTGATGTGCCCCAGGGCATCGGTGTCGCTGAAACGGGGCTCAATTTCCAGTTGAAACATAGGATTTTCCTATTGCGAAAACCCGCCACTATACACCGATCCGGAGTATCCTCGGAATGCCAGGAATTGCGACGTTGGTATGCCTTGTCGACCACCGGGCACGATCAGCGCGCCGGTGTCACTCGGAGGATCTGTCCCTGCGGGCTATCCGTCAGCAGGTAGACGGCCCCGTCCGGGCCAGTGACCACGTCCCGGATCCTCGCGCCCAGCTCTTTGAACAACGTTTCCTCGTCGCGCGCCTGACCATCCCTCAACTCGACCCGGTGCACGCTCCGGTCGGCCAGCGCGCCCACCAGCAGATCGCCCTGCCAGTGCGGGAAAAGCGCGCCCCGGTAACGGGCCATTCCGGAGGGCGCGATCGATGGGGTCCACTGCAGCAGAGGCTGCTCCATGCTCGCACGGCGGGTGAACGGGGTCACCATGGCGCCGGTGTAATCAAGGCCATAGCTGATCACCGGCCAGCCGTAATTGTTACCGGGCTCAATCAGGTTGATTTCGTCGCCCCCCCGGGGACCGTGCTCGTGAATCAGCAATAATTGCTCGACGGGATCGTAAACCAGGCCCTGAACATTACGATGCCCGTAGCTATAGATCTCCGGACGCGCT
Proteins encoded in this window:
- a CDS encoding thioesterase family protein; this encodes MFQLEIEPRFSDTDALGHISNTALPIWFEQARTPVFKIFHPSLDVKAWPLIIARLEIDLLAQSYWHMPVLIRTGIGKIGNSSFHVVQEAWQNGKPIARGTAVLIHFDYDSEKALPIPDPIREKLSEHLID
- a CDS encoding 2-dehydropantoate 2-reductase; its protein translation is MIRAASSPDSSRLRIAVFGAGSVGCYIGGRLISGGAEVVMIGRSRMRQTLTDHPLVLTDFEGFAFETVLTPEQFTEDAAQAANADLVLITVKSAATADAAKSLAKYLRPGTPVVSLQNGISNAEEIRRHLPDARVCAGMIPFNVVQKSPGHFHHGTEGHLMAAHDDSLGAFLPLFEQCGLPLELRDDMTSVMWSKLLLNLNNPINALSNVPLLEELSDRSYRRCLAAAQRETLELMQKAGIETVQLTAIPMRLVPVVMSLPDWLFKHLASRMLAIDPIARSSMWEDLEAGRATEVDWINGEVVRLAESMHSSAPVNRRLTELVHECENTRRRWPGDELLAELRAAKAGAAA